In Callithrix jacchus isolate 240 chromosome 18, calJac240_pri, whole genome shotgun sequence, one DNA window encodes the following:
- the GPR161 gene encoding G-protein coupled receptor 161 isoform X2, which translates to MSLNSSLGCRKELSNLTEEEGGEEGVILTQFIAIIVITIFVCLGNLVIVVTLYKKSYLLTLSNKFVFSLTLSNFLLSVLVLPFVVTSCIRREWIFGVVWCNFSALLYLLISSASMLTLGVIAIDRYYAVLYPMVYPMKITGNRAVMALAYIWLHSLIGCLPPLFGWSSVEFDEFKWMCVAAWHREPGYTAFWQIWCALFPFLVMLVCYGFIFRVARVKARKVHCGTVIVEEDAQRTGRKNSSTSTSSSGSRRNAFQGVVYSANQCKALITILVVLGAFMVTWGPYMVVIASEALWGKSSVSPSLETWATWLSFASAVCHPLIYGLWNKTVRKELLGMCFGDRYYREPFVQRQRTSRLFSISNRITDLGLSPHLTALMVGGQPLGHSSSTGDTGFSCSQDSGTDVMLLEDYTSDDSPPSHCTCPPKRRSSVTFEDEVEQIKETAKNSILHVKAEVHKSLDSYATSLAKAIEAEAKINLFGEEALPGVLLTARTVPGAGFGGRRGSRTLASQRLQLQSIEEGDVLAAEQR; encoded by the exons ATGAGCCTCAACTCCTCCCTCGGCTGTAGGAAGGAGCTGAGTAACCTCACTGAGGAGGAGGGCGGCGAAGAGGGCGTCATCCTCACCCAGTTCATCGCCATCATTGTCATCACCATTTTTGTCTGCCTGGGCAACCTGGTCATCGTGGTCACCTTGTACAAGAAGTCCTACCTCCTCACTCTCAGCAACAAGTTCGTCTTCAGCCTGACCCTGTCCAACTTCCTGCTGTCCGTGTTGGTGCTCCCTTTCGTGGTGACAAGCTGTATCCGCAGGGAATGGATCTTTGGTGTCGTCTGGTGCAACTTCTCCGCCCTCCTCTACCTGCTGATCAGCTCGGCCAGCATGCTCACCCTCGGGGTCATTGCCATCGACCG CTACTATGCTGTCCTGTACCCCATGGTGTACCCCATGAAGATCACAGGGAACCGGGCCGTGATGGCACTCGCCTACATCTGGCTTCACTCGCTCATCGGCTGCCTGCCGCCCCTGTTTGGTTGGTCATCGGTGGAGTTTGACGAGTTCAAGTGGATGTGTGTGGCTGCCTGGCACCGGGAGCCTGGCTACACGGCCTTCTGGCAGATCTGGTGTGCCCTCTTCCCCTTTCTGGTCATGTTGGTGTGCTATGGCTTCATCTTCCGCGTGGCCAGGGTCAAGGCACGCAAGGTGCACTGCGGCACAGTCATCGTGGAGGAGGATGCCCAGAGGACCGGGAGGAAGAACTCcagcacctccacctcctcttcaGGCAGTAGGAGGAACGCCTTTCAGGGTGTGGTCTACTCAGCCAACCAGTGCAAAGCCCTCATCACCATCCTGGTGGTCCTCGGTGCCTTCATGGTCACCTGGGGCCCCTACATGGTTGTCATTGCCTCTGAGGCCCTCTGGGGGAAGAGCTCCGTCTCTCCGAGCCTGGAGACTTGGGCTACATGGCTGTCCTTTGCCAGCGCTGTCTGCCACCCCCTGATCTATGGACTCTGGAACAAGACAGTTCGCAAAGAACTACTGGGCATGTGCTTTGGGGATCGGTATTATCGGGAGCCGTTTGTGCAACGACAGAGGACTTCCAGGCTCTTCAGCATTTCCAACAGGATCACAG ACCTGGGCCTGTCCCCGCACCTCACGGCGCTCATGGTGGGCGGTCAGCCCTTGGGGCACAGCAGCAGCACGGGGGACACTGGCTTCAGCTGTTCCCAGGACTCAG GGACAGACGTGATGCTGCTTGAGGACTACACGTCTGATGACAGCCCTCCCTCTCACTGCACTTGCCCACCCAAGAGAAGGAGCTCGGTGACCTTTGAGGATGAAGTGGAACAAATCAAAG aAACTGCCAAGAACTCGATTCTTCATGTGAAAGCTGAGGTACACAAGTCGCTGGACAGTTACGCAACCAGCTTGGCCAAAGCCATTGAGGCTGAAGCCAAAATCAACTTATTTGGGGAGGAGGCTTTGCCAGGGGTCTTGCTCACAGCACGGACTGTCCCAGGGGCTGGCTTTGGGGGCCGCCGAGGCAGCAGAACTCTTGCGAGTCAGAGGCTGCAGCTACAGAGCATCGAAGAAGGGGATGTTTTAGCCGCTGAGCAGAGATGA
- the GPR161 gene encoding G-protein coupled receptor 161 isoform X1, with protein MSAGVVIQHVLPTPCRGALTMSLNSSLGCRKELSNLTEEEGGEEGVILTQFIAIIVITIFVCLGNLVIVVTLYKKSYLLTLSNKFVFSLTLSNFLLSVLVLPFVVTSCIRREWIFGVVWCNFSALLYLLISSASMLTLGVIAIDRYYAVLYPMVYPMKITGNRAVMALAYIWLHSLIGCLPPLFGWSSVEFDEFKWMCVAAWHREPGYTAFWQIWCALFPFLVMLVCYGFIFRVARVKARKVHCGTVIVEEDAQRTGRKNSSTSTSSSGSRRNAFQGVVYSANQCKALITILVVLGAFMVTWGPYMVVIASEALWGKSSVSPSLETWATWLSFASAVCHPLIYGLWNKTVRKELLGMCFGDRYYREPFVQRQRTSRLFSISNRITDLGLSPHLTALMVGGQPLGHSSSTGDTGFSCSQDSGTDVMLLEDYTSDDSPPSHCTCPPKRRSSVTFEDEVEQIKETAKNSILHVKAEVHKSLDSYATSLAKAIEAEAKINLFGEEALPGVLLTARTVPGAGFGGRRGSRTLASQRLQLQSIEEGDVLAAEQR; from the exons TCATCCAGCATGTTCTGCCCACCCCATGCCGAGGTGCACTGACCATGAGCCTCAACTCCTCCCTCGGCTGTAGGAAGGAGCTGAGTAACCTCACTGAGGAGGAGGGCGGCGAAGAGGGCGTCATCCTCACCCAGTTCATCGCCATCATTGTCATCACCATTTTTGTCTGCCTGGGCAACCTGGTCATCGTGGTCACCTTGTACAAGAAGTCCTACCTCCTCACTCTCAGCAACAAGTTCGTCTTCAGCCTGACCCTGTCCAACTTCCTGCTGTCCGTGTTGGTGCTCCCTTTCGTGGTGACAAGCTGTATCCGCAGGGAATGGATCTTTGGTGTCGTCTGGTGCAACTTCTCCGCCCTCCTCTACCTGCTGATCAGCTCGGCCAGCATGCTCACCCTCGGGGTCATTGCCATCGACCG CTACTATGCTGTCCTGTACCCCATGGTGTACCCCATGAAGATCACAGGGAACCGGGCCGTGATGGCACTCGCCTACATCTGGCTTCACTCGCTCATCGGCTGCCTGCCGCCCCTGTTTGGTTGGTCATCGGTGGAGTTTGACGAGTTCAAGTGGATGTGTGTGGCTGCCTGGCACCGGGAGCCTGGCTACACGGCCTTCTGGCAGATCTGGTGTGCCCTCTTCCCCTTTCTGGTCATGTTGGTGTGCTATGGCTTCATCTTCCGCGTGGCCAGGGTCAAGGCACGCAAGGTGCACTGCGGCACAGTCATCGTGGAGGAGGATGCCCAGAGGACCGGGAGGAAGAACTCcagcacctccacctcctcttcaGGCAGTAGGAGGAACGCCTTTCAGGGTGTGGTCTACTCAGCCAACCAGTGCAAAGCCCTCATCACCATCCTGGTGGTCCTCGGTGCCTTCATGGTCACCTGGGGCCCCTACATGGTTGTCATTGCCTCTGAGGCCCTCTGGGGGAAGAGCTCCGTCTCTCCGAGCCTGGAGACTTGGGCTACATGGCTGTCCTTTGCCAGCGCTGTCTGCCACCCCCTGATCTATGGACTCTGGAACAAGACAGTTCGCAAAGAACTACTGGGCATGTGCTTTGGGGATCGGTATTATCGGGAGCCGTTTGTGCAACGACAGAGGACTTCCAGGCTCTTCAGCATTTCCAACAGGATCACAG ACCTGGGCCTGTCCCCGCACCTCACGGCGCTCATGGTGGGCGGTCAGCCCTTGGGGCACAGCAGCAGCACGGGGGACACTGGCTTCAGCTGTTCCCAGGACTCAG GGACAGACGTGATGCTGCTTGAGGACTACACGTCTGATGACAGCCCTCCCTCTCACTGCACTTGCCCACCCAAGAGAAGGAGCTCGGTGACCTTTGAGGATGAAGTGGAACAAATCAAAG aAACTGCCAAGAACTCGATTCTTCATGTGAAAGCTGAGGTACACAAGTCGCTGGACAGTTACGCAACCAGCTTGGCCAAAGCCATTGAGGCTGAAGCCAAAATCAACTTATTTGGGGAGGAGGCTTTGCCAGGGGTCTTGCTCACAGCACGGACTGTCCCAGGGGCTGGCTTTGGGGGCCGCCGAGGCAGCAGAACTCTTGCGAGTCAGAGGCTGCAGCTACAGAGCATCGAAGAAGGGGATGTTTTAGCCGCTGAGCAGAGATGA
- the GPR161 gene encoding G-protein coupled receptor 161 isoform X3, with translation MSAGVVIQHVLPTPCRGALTMSLNSSLGCRKELSNLTEEEGGEEGVILTQFIAIIVITIFVCLGNLVIVVTLYKKSYLLTLSNKFVFSLTLSNFLLSVLVLPFVVTSCIRREWIFGVVWCNFSALLYLLISSASMLTLGVIAIDRYYAVLYPMVYPMKITGNRAVMALAYIWLHSLIGCLPPLFGWSSVEFDEFKWMCVAAWHREPGYTAFWQIWCALFPFLVMLVCYGFIFRVARVKARKVHCGTVIVEEDAQRTGRKNSSTSTSSSGSRRNAFQGVVYSANQCKALITILVVLGAFMVTWGPYMVVIASEALWGKSSVSPSLETWATWLSFASAVCHPLIYGLWNKTVRKELLGMCFGDRYYREPFVQRQRTSRLFSISNRITDLGLSPHLTALMVGGQPLGHSSSTGDTGFSCSQDSVCPLF, from the exons TCATCCAGCATGTTCTGCCCACCCCATGCCGAGGTGCACTGACCATGAGCCTCAACTCCTCCCTCGGCTGTAGGAAGGAGCTGAGTAACCTCACTGAGGAGGAGGGCGGCGAAGAGGGCGTCATCCTCACCCAGTTCATCGCCATCATTGTCATCACCATTTTTGTCTGCCTGGGCAACCTGGTCATCGTGGTCACCTTGTACAAGAAGTCCTACCTCCTCACTCTCAGCAACAAGTTCGTCTTCAGCCTGACCCTGTCCAACTTCCTGCTGTCCGTGTTGGTGCTCCCTTTCGTGGTGACAAGCTGTATCCGCAGGGAATGGATCTTTGGTGTCGTCTGGTGCAACTTCTCCGCCCTCCTCTACCTGCTGATCAGCTCGGCCAGCATGCTCACCCTCGGGGTCATTGCCATCGACCG CTACTATGCTGTCCTGTACCCCATGGTGTACCCCATGAAGATCACAGGGAACCGGGCCGTGATGGCACTCGCCTACATCTGGCTTCACTCGCTCATCGGCTGCCTGCCGCCCCTGTTTGGTTGGTCATCGGTGGAGTTTGACGAGTTCAAGTGGATGTGTGTGGCTGCCTGGCACCGGGAGCCTGGCTACACGGCCTTCTGGCAGATCTGGTGTGCCCTCTTCCCCTTTCTGGTCATGTTGGTGTGCTATGGCTTCATCTTCCGCGTGGCCAGGGTCAAGGCACGCAAGGTGCACTGCGGCACAGTCATCGTGGAGGAGGATGCCCAGAGGACCGGGAGGAAGAACTCcagcacctccacctcctcttcaGGCAGTAGGAGGAACGCCTTTCAGGGTGTGGTCTACTCAGCCAACCAGTGCAAAGCCCTCATCACCATCCTGGTGGTCCTCGGTGCCTTCATGGTCACCTGGGGCCCCTACATGGTTGTCATTGCCTCTGAGGCCCTCTGGGGGAAGAGCTCCGTCTCTCCGAGCCTGGAGACTTGGGCTACATGGCTGTCCTTTGCCAGCGCTGTCTGCCACCCCCTGATCTATGGACTCTGGAACAAGACAGTTCGCAAAGAACTACTGGGCATGTGCTTTGGGGATCGGTATTATCGGGAGCCGTTTGTGCAACGACAGAGGACTTCCAGGCTCTTCAGCATTTCCAACAGGATCACAG ACCTGGGCCTGTCCCCGCACCTCACGGCGCTCATGGTGGGCGGTCAGCCCTTGGGGCACAGCAGCAGCACGGGGGACACTGGCTTCAGCTGTTCCCAGGACTCAG TCTGCCCGTTGTTCTAG